One window of Rasiella rasia genomic DNA carries:
- a CDS encoding DUF2461 domain-containing protein, which translates to MSISIPKSSLEFLLNLAKNNHRDWMQEHKKIYQASEKELKKFYASIEDGLNKTDEISKTKVFRINRDIRFSKDKTPYNVHRSVSFSRAGAHRRGGYYLRIEPGNKSVVAGGFFGPEPADLLRIRKEFEMDATEIRAILANPEFKKAYGGEFDAWNPVKTAPKGFSKEDPNIDLIRLKNFIVTHKFKDTEVMAPDFAEKVLHHFQLLRPFFDYMSDVLTTDLNGVSTLK; encoded by the coding sequence ATGAGTATATCTATACCAAAATCATCTTTAGAATTTTTGCTAAATCTTGCCAAAAACAATCACCGTGATTGGATGCAAGAGCATAAAAAAATCTATCAAGCAAGTGAAAAGGAGCTTAAGAAATTTTATGCTTCAATAGAGGATGGTCTGAACAAAACGGATGAAATATCAAAAACAAAAGTTTTCCGAATTAATAGAGATATTCGTTTTAGCAAAGACAAAACTCCCTATAATGTACATAGAAGTGTTAGTTTTAGTAGGGCTGGAGCACATCGAAGAGGTGGCTATTATTTGCGAATTGAACCAGGTAATAAAAGTGTAGTTGCTGGCGGATTTTTTGGACCAGAGCCGGCCGATTTATTGCGAATAAGAAAGGAGTTTGAAATGGATGCAACCGAAATACGTGCTATTCTTGCCAATCCCGAATTTAAAAAGGCATACGGTGGTGAATTTGATGCATGGAATCCAGTAAAAACAGCGCCTAAAGGATTTTCTAAAGAAGACCCTAATATTGATTTAATTAGGCTGAAAAATTTTATTGTTACTCATAAGTTCAAAGATACTGAGGTAATGGCGCCAGATTTTGCAGAAAAAGTACTACATCATTTCCAATTACTTAGGCCCTTTTTCGATTATATGAGTGATGTGCTTACTACCGATTTGAATGGCGTATCTACACTTAAATAA
- the corA gene encoding magnesium/cobalt transporter CorA encodes MSAKRRKKTKKLPIVRRPIIHNEAPGTVTYTGHKVNASTKVEIIDYSRDHYKRLDSENIEDAFGFETSEHITWININGLNNTKEIERLGEYYNLHPLIQEDIVTTNQRPKMDEYEDYLYIVFKMLHYTDDGDFVNEHVSMIVGNDYVTTFQEADGDVWDGLRDRLENAKGRVRNAGADYLMFALLDAIVDNYFSVIETLSAKIELIEDQLFEDAVEDDITQDIQTLKKEILRIRRAVVPLREVVNRLEKTDTPLIEVRTQNYIRDLYDHIIQVSESVDIYREMIWGLMDMYMTTISNKMNEVMKVLTIMASIFIPLTFMAGIYGMNFEYIPELKFKYGYFVLWGAMILVFFGMLYYFKRKKWL; translated from the coding sequence ATGAGCGCTAAGAGAAGAAAAAAGACTAAAAAACTACCCATAGTGAGAAGGCCTATTATTCATAATGAAGCTCCGGGTACAGTTACGTATACAGGGCATAAGGTTAATGCTTCTACAAAAGTTGAAATAATTGACTACTCTAGAGATCATTATAAACGTTTAGATTCTGAGAATATTGAAGATGCCTTTGGTTTTGAAACTTCTGAGCATATAACGTGGATTAATATAAATGGGCTTAACAATACGAAGGAGATTGAACGTTTGGGAGAATACTATAATTTACACCCTCTTATTCAGGAAGACATAGTAACCACCAATCAGCGTCCTAAAATGGACGAATATGAAGATTATCTTTATATCGTATTTAAAATGCTTCATTATACAGATGATGGCGATTTTGTGAACGAACACGTGAGTATGATTGTGGGTAACGACTATGTTACGACCTTTCAAGAGGCAGATGGAGATGTTTGGGATGGATTGCGAGACCGATTGGAAAATGCCAAAGGACGTGTAAGAAATGCGGGCGCAGACTATTTGATGTTTGCATTGTTAGATGCTATTGTAGATAATTATTTTAGTGTAATTGAAACACTGAGCGCTAAAATAGAACTTATTGAAGACCAACTATTTGAAGATGCTGTTGAAGATGATATTACGCAAGACATACAGACACTAAAGAAAGAAATTTTGCGCATAAGGAGGGCGGTTGTACCGCTGCGTGAGGTGGTAAACAGGCTTGAGAAGACAGATACTCCGCTTATTGAAGTGAGAACGCAAAATTATATTCGAGATTTATACGATCATATTATTCAAGTTTCTGAAAGTGTGGATATTTATCGCGAAATGATTTGGGGTCTTATGGATATGTATATGACTACCATATCTAATAAAATGAATGAAGTGATGAAGGTGCTTACCATTATGGCATCCATTTTTATTCCCCTTACTTTTATGGCTGGTATCTACGGAATGAATTTCGAGTACATTCCTGAGCTTAAATTTAAATACGGCTATTTTGTGCTATGGGGCGCAATGATTCTCGTGTTTTTTGGAATGTTGTATTATTTCAAAAGAAAGAAATGGTTATAG
- a CDS encoding OmpA family protein: MKKITLSLLLVFAGINLNAQEENQETFGQYNQWSIELSGGLHKPVSSFADGYFITGASPFQGSLGVRYMLNDKFGIRTSFGYNNIDEDNGEGSLPFEATYLRGTLEGVVNVGNVLDFSDWTNTFGLLIHAGAGYSNLNYKAPIDSDESEHLANISFGITPQVKISDRIAFNVDVSMIGNIGLQRTWDGTAPIVEANRKFDDGLLYNFSAGFTVYLGKNKTHADWYSEDDDRQLKIDELEERLAKIETDLIDTDQDGVPDYLDRESNTMSGVAVNTKGIAIDKNENGIPDEIESSLDNRYVNESDYIKNTAGGINVKDLLDKGYVNVYFRFNSTTPETYSLEAINYLIKYMQENPSAHAELIGYADEIGNENYNKNLSEQRANRVKEILVASGISAGRLTVTGNGEDASVEKDSALARQLVRRVTFRLK; this comes from the coding sequence ATGAAAAAAATTACTTTATCCTTACTACTGGTTTTTGCCGGTATTAATTTGAACGCACAAGAAGAAAATCAAGAAACATTTGGACAATACAACCAATGGTCTATAGAACTAAGTGGTGGACTCCACAAGCCTGTTAGTTCTTTTGCAGATGGCTATTTTATCACCGGAGCAAGTCCGTTTCAGGGGTCATTGGGAGTTCGTTATATGCTAAACGATAAGTTTGGTATTCGAACCTCATTTGGTTACAATAATATAGACGAAGATAATGGTGAAGGTAGTCTTCCTTTTGAAGCAACTTATCTTAGAGGTACTTTGGAAGGTGTAGTAAACGTTGGAAATGTACTTGACTTTTCAGATTGGACCAATACCTTCGGATTGCTAATTCATGCAGGTGCTGGCTACTCTAATTTAAATTACAAGGCGCCTATCGATTCTGACGAGTCTGAGCATTTAGCAAATATTTCATTTGGAATAACACCACAGGTGAAAATTAGCGATCGCATTGCATTTAACGTAGACGTGAGCATGATTGGAAATATTGGCCTCCAAAGAACATGGGACGGTACCGCTCCTATTGTTGAAGCCAACAGAAAATTTGACGATGGACTACTCTATAATTTTTCTGCTGGATTTACAGTGTATTTAGGAAAAAACAAAACACACGCAGATTGGTATTCTGAAGATGATGACCGCCAACTTAAAATTGATGAGTTAGAAGAGCGTCTAGCGAAAATTGAAACAGACCTTATCGATACAGATCAAGATGGTGTTCCAGATTATTTAGACAGAGAGTCAAACACTATGTCTGGTGTTGCTGTAAATACTAAAGGAATTGCAATAGATAAAAATGAAAATGGAATTCCAGACGAAATAGAGTCTTCTTTAGACAACAGATATGTAAATGAATCTGATTACATTAAAAATACTGCTGGAGGTATTAATGTGAAAGACTTGTTAGATAAAGGATACGTAAACGTATACTTCAGATTTAACAGTACTACACCTGAAACATATTCTCTTGAAGCCATAAACTACCTAATTAAGTATATGCAGGAAAATCCGTCGGCTCATGCAGAATTAATTGGTTATGCAGACGAGATTGGTAACGAAAACTACAATAAAAACTTATCTGAACAGAGAGCTAATAGAGTAAAAGAAATTTTGGTAGCTTCTGGAATTTCAGCAGGGAGATTAACAGTAACAGGCAATGGCGAAGACGCTTCTGTAGAAAAAGACTCTGCCTTAGCAAGACAGTTGGTGCGTCGTGTAACGTTTAGACTAAAATAA
- a CDS encoding NAD-dependent succinate-semialdehyde dehydrogenase, with amino-acid sequence MSTVTSVNPYSGEEIASFKTHTKSEISEILESANERFLSWRTTSFSERKKLMLAAASELKKNKKEYAGMMTQEIGKPITQSLAEVEKCAWVCEFYANEAENQLANELIETDAQKSYTSYEPLGVVLAVMPWNYPFWQVFRFAAPALMAGNIGVLKHASNVFGSALNIEKVFTRAGFPEHCFTTLLAKSDAVEAIIENPIVKAVTLTGSGPAGAAVAATAGQHIKKSVLELGGNNALVVLEDCDIDATVATCVQARYQNTGQSCIAGKRLLVAEGIADMFTEKLVQQVRELKSGDPLDESTYIGTMAREDLAEELEEQINQSVAKGAKLLLGGKRQGAYLEPTILSEVTPEMTVFKEETFGPALSITTFKTVDEAIALSNNSKFGLGVSVFSQDISAIEKLVYKFDEGAVFVNELVKSDPRLPFGGIKASGYGRELSKHGIQEFMNRKTVYIK; translated from the coding sequence ATGAGCACAGTAACTTCCGTAAACCCATATTCTGGAGAAGAAATAGCATCATTTAAAACACATACAAAGTCAGAAATTTCAGAAATTCTTGAAAGTGCCAATGAGCGTTTTTTGTCTTGGCGTACAACTAGTTTCTCAGAACGAAAGAAACTCATGCTTGCTGCCGCTTCAGAATTAAAAAAGAACAAGAAGGAATATGCAGGCATGATGACGCAAGAAATTGGGAAGCCAATAACGCAATCTCTTGCAGAAGTAGAAAAATGCGCTTGGGTTTGTGAGTTTTATGCCAATGAAGCCGAAAATCAACTAGCCAATGAGCTTATTGAAACCGATGCTCAAAAAAGTTATACTAGCTACGAACCTTTGGGGGTAGTGCTGGCAGTTATGCCATGGAATTACCCGTTTTGGCAAGTATTTCGATTTGCGGCACCAGCGCTTATGGCAGGTAACATTGGGGTTCTTAAGCATGCTTCTAATGTTTTTGGAAGCGCCCTGAATATAGAAAAGGTATTCACTCGCGCAGGTTTTCCTGAACACTGTTTTACAACCCTATTGGCTAAAAGTGATGCCGTAGAAGCTATTATTGAAAACCCCATCGTTAAGGCAGTCACTTTAACGGGTAGTGGCCCAGCAGGCGCGGCGGTTGCAGCAACTGCAGGACAGCATATAAAGAAATCTGTTCTAGAGTTAGGGGGTAATAATGCCCTTGTTGTTTTAGAAGATTGTGACATAGATGCAACAGTGGCAACCTGCGTACAGGCTCGTTATCAGAATACAGGGCAGAGTTGTATTGCTGGGAAACGATTACTCGTAGCTGAGGGTATAGCCGATATGTTTACTGAAAAATTAGTGCAACAGGTTCGAGAATTAAAAAGTGGAGACCCTTTAGATGAATCAACTTATATAGGAACCATGGCTAGAGAAGATTTGGCAGAAGAATTAGAAGAACAAATAAACCAATCTGTTGCCAAAGGCGCCAAGTTATTGCTAGGAGGGAAGCGGCAAGGTGCTTATTTAGAGCCTACTATTTTAAGTGAGGTTACACCAGAAATGACTGTTTTTAAAGAAGAAACTTTTGGTCCTGCGTTGTCAATTACAACTTTTAAAACCGTAGATGAGGCAATTGCCCTTTCTAATAACTCTAAGTTTGGGTTAGGGGTCTCTGTTTTTAGTCAGGATATTTCGGCTATCGAAAAATTAGTTTACAAATTCGATGAAGGCGCAGTGTTTGTAAATGAGCTCGTTAAAAGCGACCCTAGGTTGCCATTTGGAGGTATAAAGGCGAGTGGGTACGGTAGAGAATTAAGTAAACATGGTATACAAGAGTTTATGAATAGAAAAACCGTTTACATAAAATAG
- a CDS encoding serine hydrolase domain-containing protein, translating into MRKVITLVLICILCQSCKLSRFAYYNFANITDHKIFPSRTIEKPTEAFHFSEATKPFIQDSLSVTSNGVKKQISFEEYLIANKTVAYMVIQNDTIRYENYFNNYQEESIVNSFSMGKSVLSILIGCAIKDGHINSINDPITNYLPELDNEDFKKITIEHLLNMTSGLDFNESYTNPFGDAATFYYGTNLKKAVSNLKVAYEPGTRFKYSSGDSQVLGLVLDAALQQQNISEYLEEKIWKPLGMEYDASWSLDRKKNGVEKTFCCLNARARDFAKIGRLYLNKGNWNGTQIVPKEWVENSTKIDSSGANVAYYQHQWWINTKDNSFEAEGILGQHIYVNPEKNVIIVRLGEKVGKTGSWTQVAQGLAAKL; encoded by the coding sequence ATGAGAAAAGTTATCACCCTAGTTTTAATATGTATTCTTTGCCAATCATGTAAATTAAGTCGGTTTGCGTATTACAATTTCGCAAATATTACAGACCATAAAATTTTCCCAAGTAGAACTATCGAAAAGCCAACAGAGGCGTTTCACTTTTCAGAAGCTACAAAACCATTTATTCAAGACTCTTTATCGGTAACTTCAAATGGAGTGAAAAAACAAATTTCATTTGAAGAGTACTTAATCGCTAACAAAACTGTTGCTTATATGGTGATTCAAAACGACACTATTCGTTATGAGAATTATTTCAACAACTATCAAGAAGAGTCTATCGTAAACTCTTTCTCTATGGGTAAATCTGTGCTTTCAATTTTAATTGGATGTGCTATTAAAGACGGACATATCAACTCTATTAACGACCCAATCACCAACTATCTACCAGAATTAGACAATGAAGACTTCAAAAAAATTACCATCGAACATTTACTAAATATGACGTCTGGTTTAGATTTTAATGAAAGTTATACCAATCCGTTTGGAGACGCAGCTACGTTTTACTACGGAACCAACCTAAAGAAGGCTGTATCTAACCTAAAAGTAGCCTATGAACCTGGAACACGCTTTAAATATAGCAGCGGCGATAGTCAAGTATTAGGCTTGGTTTTAGATGCTGCACTCCAACAACAGAACATTTCAGAATATCTTGAAGAAAAAATATGGAAACCATTGGGTATGGAATACGACGCTAGCTGGAGTTTAGACAGAAAGAAGAACGGAGTGGAAAAAACTTTTTGCTGCCTTAATGCTCGCGCACGTGATTTTGCAAAAATTGGTAGGCTATATTTGAACAAAGGAAACTGGAATGGCACACAAATTGTTCCAAAAGAATGGGTTGAGAATTCAACAAAAATTGATAGTTCAGGCGCTAACGTAGCCTACTACCAGCATCAATGGTGGATTAACACAAAAGACAACTCCTTTGAAGCCGAAGGAATCCTAGGTCAGCACATTTATGTGAATCCAGAGAAAAACGTGATTATTGTTAGACTTGGTGAAAAAGTTGGGAAAACGGGAAGTTGGACGCAAGTAGCACAAGGATTGGCTGCTAAATTATAA
- a CDS encoding WD40/YVTN/BNR-like repeat-containing protein produces the protein MKKLLIAIFALALFPATYQAQEITLKGKELFGDLRARHIGPALMSGRINDLTVHPTNSRIMYAGSAGGGVWKSNDGGATFSPIFDDHVQSIGVVTLDPKDPDNIVWVGTGETWPRNSVSVGNGLFRSTDGGGTWKEIPGFENSERIASVVINPNNTNEIYVGVLGALWSDSEDRGVYKSTDGGKSWNKILYIGPSTGAGDVIMDPKNPNILYASMWQFRRTGWGFNSGGLNSGLHKSTDGGKTWNKIHNGFPAGKLGRIAVAVAPSDGNRLYAVLETEDKEKNGLWVSKNAGQSWEHLNNDFGLTVRPFYFSRITIDPRNPDIVVKGGLSGSISRDGGKTFKNLGNMHSDIHDVVFHINDSDIMYAGTDGGVYRSWNAGTTFEIVENLPLSQFYHISTDNETPYNVYGGLQDNGSWWAPNSSPGGVNARDWNSVGAGDGFRVLKHPTKNIIYSEMQGAENVWRYDVDKNRTKTIQPLPRKGDVELRFNWNAPMAVSAHVPDRFYMGSQFVHKSDDMGDSWTIISPDLTTNDPTKQDQSKSGGLSVDNSGAENHTTIFTIAESPLDQNILWVGTDDGNVQVTKDGGKNWTNVTANLVGIPSNTWVYHIEASVHGKGTAYAVFEGHTSGDMKPYALKTTDYGQTWKNIISDDIDKDAFVRNIQEDYENEDLLFLGTEFGLYVSVDGGTNWSHFTNNMPPVAVHYIDMQKATNDIVMGTHGRGVIILDDISPLREVNQSMLAKDVHFFKSEPVTMVEQGGFSGGFGAETQFVGANKSTSARIIYYLKKRHTFGKMTMEIQDMEGNTLTTLSPGKSKGINVVNWSFNTTNPKMAQAKTLSFGGFTSPRVSAGKYKVVLKKGKDTYEHIIETKYDDTAITTLEERKKQENITKEMFNMVEDLAYTVYEIGEMQSKAQEVIKNNPKGKKAAQQLYDALEDLRTDLVITTGDNYVASAEPELRERMGDLYANVAGSYDRVSGAQLQNYELIKEEYANEKTRFAGIKDKEGKKFMKFLEKNDMNITVKSKEEFLSDK, from the coding sequence ATGAAAAAACTACTAATCGCAATTTTTGCATTGGCCTTGTTTCCTGCTACGTATCAGGCGCAAGAAATTACCTTAAAAGGAAAAGAACTTTTTGGCGACCTTAGAGCTCGACATATTGGTCCCGCACTAATGAGTGGTCGTATTAACGATCTCACAGTACATCCAACGAACTCCCGTATTATGTACGCCGGTAGCGCTGGTGGAGGTGTTTGGAAAAGTAATGATGGTGGTGCTACCTTCTCCCCTATTTTTGACGACCATGTGCAATCTATTGGGGTGGTAACCTTAGATCCTAAAGATCCAGATAATATTGTCTGGGTAGGAACGGGAGAAACCTGGCCTCGTAACTCGGTATCTGTTGGTAACGGATTGTTTCGTTCTACAGATGGCGGCGGAACTTGGAAAGAAATTCCTGGTTTTGAAAATAGTGAACGCATTGCTTCTGTAGTAATTAACCCAAACAACACAAACGAAATTTATGTTGGAGTATTAGGAGCATTGTGGAGTGACAGCGAAGATCGCGGAGTGTACAAATCTACAGACGGCGGTAAAAGCTGGAACAAAATTTTATACATCGGGCCTTCTACGGGTGCTGGTGACGTTATTATGGACCCGAAGAATCCAAATATTCTTTACGCTTCAATGTGGCAATTTAGAAGAACTGGTTGGGGCTTTAATTCTGGTGGATTGAACAGCGGGTTACACAAATCTACAGACGGTGGTAAAACTTGGAATAAAATCCATAATGGTTTTCCTGCTGGGAAACTAGGAAGAATTGCTGTTGCCGTTGCTCCAAGCGATGGAAATAGATTATATGCTGTGCTTGAAACTGAGGACAAAGAGAAAAATGGATTGTGGGTTTCTAAAAATGCTGGACAGTCTTGGGAGCACCTAAATAATGATTTCGGACTTACAGTTCGTCCTTTTTACTTTTCTCGAATTACCATAGACCCAAGAAATCCAGATATTGTGGTAAAAGGAGGCTTAAGTGGTTCTATAAGCCGAGACGGTGGTAAGACCTTTAAGAACTTAGGAAACATGCATAGCGATATTCATGATGTTGTATTTCATATAAACGATAGCGATATTATGTACGCAGGTACAGATGGTGGTGTGTACCGCTCTTGGAATGCAGGTACTACTTTCGAAATTGTTGAAAATCTACCGCTGTCACAATTTTACCATATTAGCACAGACAACGAAACGCCTTATAATGTGTATGGTGGATTACAAGATAACGGTAGCTGGTGGGCTCCTAACTCCTCTCCAGGTGGCGTTAATGCGCGCGACTGGAATAGTGTTGGTGCTGGTGACGGATTTAGAGTGCTGAAACATCCTACAAAAAATATTATTTATTCTGAAATGCAAGGTGCCGAGAATGTTTGGCGCTACGATGTAGATAAGAACAGAACCAAGACTATTCAACCTTTGCCTAGAAAAGGTGATGTTGAATTAAGATTTAACTGGAATGCTCCTATGGCTGTAAGTGCTCATGTACCAGACCGTTTTTATATGGGAAGCCAGTTTGTTCACAAATCTGATGATATGGGTGATAGCTGGACGATTATCTCTCCAGATTTAACAACCAATGATCCTACAAAGCAAGACCAATCTAAATCTGGTGGCCTTTCTGTAGACAATAGTGGTGCAGAAAATCACACAACTATTTTTACAATCGCAGAGTCTCCTTTAGACCAGAATATTCTATGGGTAGGAACAGACGACGGAAATGTTCAGGTTACTAAAGACGGTGGTAAAAACTGGACGAATGTTACTGCTAACCTTGTGGGCATACCTAGCAATACTTGGGTATACCATATAGAAGCCAGTGTTCATGGAAAAGGTACTGCCTACGCCGTGTTTGAAGGTCATACAAGTGGAGACATGAAGCCTTATGCGCTTAAAACAACAGACTACGGACAAACTTGGAAGAATATTATTTCTGACGATATAGATAAAGATGCCTTTGTTAGAAATATTCAAGAAGATTACGAAAATGAAGACCTATTATTTCTAGGAACTGAATTTGGATTATACGTTAGTGTAGATGGTGGTACAAACTGGTCTCATTTTACAAATAACATGCCTCCTGTAGCCGTGCATTACATCGATATGCAAAAAGCAACCAATGATATTGTAATGGGTACGCATGGTCGTGGTGTTATTATTCTAGACGACATTAGCCCGCTACGCGAAGTAAATCAATCAATGCTTGCAAAAGACGTTCACTTCTTTAAAAGTGAGCCTGTAACTATGGTTGAGCAAGGTGGCTTTTCTGGTGGTTTTGGAGCTGAAACTCAATTCGTAGGAGCCAATAAATCTACGTCTGCTAGAATAATCTACTACTTAAAGAAACGCCATACCTTTGGAAAAATGACGATGGAAATTCAGGATATGGAAGGTAATACGCTCACAACATTAAGCCCAGGAAAATCTAAAGGAATTAACGTGGTGAATTGGAGTTTCAATACAACCAATCCGAAAATGGCACAGGCTAAAACCTTGTCTTTTGGCGGATTTACATCACCTAGAGTTTCCGCAGGGAAATACAAGGTAGTACTTAAAAAAGGTAAAGACACCTACGAGCACATTATTGAAACAAAGTATGATGACACTGCTATAACAACGCTAGAAGAGCGTAAAAAGCAGGAAAACATTACAAAGGAAATGTTTAACATGGTTGAAGACCTTGCCTATACAGTTTATGAAATTGGAGAAATGCAAAGCAAGGCGCAAGAGGTCATAAAAAACAATCCGAAGGGTAAAAAAGCTGCGCAGCAGTTGTACGATGCCTTAGAAGATCTTCGTACCGATTTAGTTATTACTACAGGAGATAACTATGTAGCTTCTGCAGAGCCTGAATTACGCGAGCGCATGGGTGACTTGTATGCTAATGTAGCGGGTAGTTACGACAGAGTTTCTGGAGCGCAACTACAAAACTATGAGCTTATAAAGGAAGAGTACGCAAACGAGAAGACTCGCTTTGCAGGAATTAAAGATAAAGAAGGTAAGAAGTTCATGAAGTTCTTAGAAAAGAATGACATGAATATAACCGTAAAGAGCAAAGAAGAATTCTTGTCAGATAAATAG
- the hisIE gene encoding bifunctional phosphoribosyl-AMP cyclohydrolase/phosphoribosyl-ATP diphosphatase HisIE — protein MIIDFKKYANSLVPAIIQDSLTKNVLMLGYMNEEAFSKTQETGKVTFFSRSKNRLWTKGEETGNYMNVVSIKNDCDNDSLLIQVKPEGPACHTGTDTCWGDKNRSTFGFLSYLEDVIEDRKNDKEQQSSYTASLFRKGINKIAQKVGEEAVEVVIEAKDDNDLAFLNESADLMFHFMVLLQVKGFHIRDVEKTLQSRHKYDRNA, from the coding sequence ATGATTATAGACTTCAAAAAATATGCAAACAGCCTAGTACCGGCGATTATTCAAGATAGTTTAACCAAAAACGTTTTAATGCTAGGCTATATGAACGAAGAAGCTTTCAGCAAAACCCAAGAAACAGGTAAGGTTACTTTCTTTAGTAGAAGTAAAAACAGACTATGGACAAAAGGAGAAGAAACAGGCAATTATATGAACGTTGTTTCTATTAAAAACGATTGTGATAACGATAGTTTGCTTATTCAAGTTAAGCCTGAAGGGCCGGCATGCCATACCGGAACAGACACGTGTTGGGGAGATAAAAACAGAAGTACCTTTGGTTTTTTGTCGTATCTAGAAGATGTTATTGAAGATCGGAAAAATGATAAAGAACAACAAAGTAGCTACACGGCTTCGTTGTTTAGAAAAGGCATTAATAAAATTGCCCAAAAAGTTGGGGAAGAAGCTGTAGAAGTTGTGATTGAAGCGAAAGATGATAACGATCTTGCCTTTTTAAATGAAAGTGCAGATTTAATGTTTCACTTTATGGTTTTATTGCAGGTTAAAGGGTTTCACATTCGAGACGTAGAGAAAACACTTCAATCTAGACATAAATACGACCGCAATGCGTAG
- a CDS encoding glyoxalase → MNSRDTALLELRPEIASAKLHPGMSSEEYFQNKTLRPIAKLQNDLLVAAFQNYCRKHKNVFYDLPIEKRMDYIENAIHKDMKFRNSLKGILIGQFTLAEYDLYIQNSSALNKRMMNIVKERLKNNIMLLEQVSVSVA, encoded by the coding sequence ATGAATTCTAGAGATACCGCGTTATTAGAATTACGTCCTGAAATCGCATCTGCTAAATTACATCCCGGAATGTCCTCTGAAGAATATTTTCAGAATAAAACATTACGGCCTATCGCAAAACTTCAAAACGACTTGTTAGTTGCTGCTTTTCAAAATTATTGTCGAAAACATAAAAACGTTTTTTACGATTTACCTATCGAAAAACGTATGGACTACATTGAAAATGCTATCCATAAAGACATGAAATTTAGAAATAGCCTTAAAGGGATTTTAATCGGACAATTTACGTTGGCTGAATACGATTTATACATTCAAAATTCATCTGCGTTGAACAAACGGATGATGAATATTGTTAAGGAACGGTTAAAAAATAACATCATGCTACTAGAGCAAGTTTCGGTTTCTGTGGCGTAA
- a CDS encoding LytTR family DNA-binding domain-containing protein, translating to MLKSKYPFDPLLKHHLLIALGLAIWIFLFLSLTEPLDTHEFEGWLEKLKYLPIYGVAGALAYIVVLPIQGFLYKLNKQSWSISSELLFFLGMTVFGLILSRSVYLYIIVPGANNPYTLQYFVTSIYAPAIATILPILAIGRWAFGRYFEKKLNDSKIEIEGEGTYEGLRVQLNDLICVKADDNYVEVLYIDNGLTKKQLIRNKLSRVETMVPSLLRTHRSYLINPYHFQQYKMESGKLSIILGSETVIPVSKTYTETVKKQFGNS from the coding sequence TTGCTGAAATCCAAGTACCCATTCGACCCGCTCCTAAAACACCATCTACTTATTGCTCTAGGTTTGGCTATATGGATTTTCCTATTTCTCTCCTTAACTGAACCTCTAGACACCCACGAGTTTGAAGGTTGGCTAGAAAAACTGAAGTATTTACCCATCTATGGTGTGGCAGGTGCTTTGGCTTACATCGTTGTACTACCTATTCAAGGATTTTTATATAAATTGAATAAACAATCTTGGTCTATTTCTAGTGAACTTCTGTTCTTTTTAGGAATGACTGTGTTCGGACTTATTTTATCGCGCAGCGTATACCTTTATATTATTGTGCCTGGTGCGAATAATCCCTACACCTTACAATACTTTGTTACAAGTATTTATGCACCCGCAATAGCCACTATTTTACCTATTCTTGCCATTGGCCGTTGGGCTTTCGGACGCTATTTTGAAAAGAAACTAAACGATTCAAAAATTGAAATTGAAGGCGAAGGAACCTACGAAGGACTACGAGTGCAACTAAACGACTTAATTTGTGTGAAAGCAGACGACAATTATGTTGAAGTACTATACATTGACAACGGATTAACAAAAAAGCAATTGATTAGAAATAAATTATCTCGCGTTGAGACTATGGTACCATCCCTATTACGAACCCACCGATCTTATCTCATAAACCCATATCACTTTCAACAATATAAAATGGAATCGGGAAAGCTTAGTATTATTCTTGGATCTGAAACTGTAATTCCCGTCTCTAAGACATACACAGAAACTGTAAAAAAACAATTTGGCAATTCTTGA